Genomic segment of Candidatus Palauibacter australiensis:
GCCGTCGCGGTCATGGTCGATGAGACGCCCCTCGCGTTCGGAGCGATCCGTCGCGAGCGTCTCCGCGATGACCGCGTCGAGCGTCTCCGCGTCGCTCTCGACGGCGGCCGTCAGCGGGTAGCAGCCCAGCGTCCGGAAGCGGATGCGCCGTTGCTGCGGCTCCTCGCCCGGGCGCAGCGGCATCCGGTCGTCGTCGACCATGATCCACCGTCCATCCCGCTCGACGACGGGACGCTCGGCGGCGTAGTAGAGCGGAACGATCGGGATCTCCTCCGCGCGGATGTACCGCCAGACGTCCGCCTCGGTCCAGTTCGAGAGCGGGGAGACTCGCAGCGATTCGCCGGGCGCCAGGCGCGTGTTGTACAGGTTCCACGGCTCTGGACGCTGCGCCTTCGGATCCCACCGGTGCGCCGCGTCGCGCAGCGAGAACACACGCTCCTTGGCGCGCGACTTCTCCTCATCCCGGCGCGCGCCGACGAAGATGATGTCGTATTCGCCCTCGTCGAGCGCCTGCCGCAGCGCGACCGTCTTCATGATGTCGGTGTAGCGATCCGACCCATGGTCGAACGGATTGACGCCCTCGCGCAGCCCGGCATCGTTCGTGTGAACGCGGAGTTCCAGGCCCGCTTCCGCCGCCGTTCGGTCCCGGAACGCGATCATCTCCCGGAACTTCCACGTCGTGTCGATATGGAGCAGCGGGAACGGCGGCGATGCCGGCCAGAAGGCCTTCCGGGCGAGGTGCAGGAGCACGGACGAATCTTTTCCGACCGAATACAGCATCACGGGCCGCGACGCCGCCGCGAGGCCCTCCCGGAGGATTTCGATGGCTTCGGACTCGAGCGACGCCAGCCAGGCGCCCGAGAGATCGTTCAGCGCTCGAACCCTCCCGCGGCCAGGCCCAGTTGGGGCTTTCGCCGCCAGCGAACGAAGGCCCGCTTCGCCCGCACCGTGAACGTGTAGTTCATCATCGCCAGGGCCGGCACGGCGAGCATGATGATGAAGGTGGCGAACAGGATTCCGAACCCGAGACTCACCGCCATGGGCGAGAGGAACTGCGCCTGCGTGCTGCGCTCGAGGATGATCGGCGACACCCCGAGGAAGGTGGTCACGGAGGTCAGCATGATGGGCCGGAAGCGGACCTTGGCTCCCTGCACGATCGCCTCCGACATGGGGAGCCCGCTTCGGTGCCGCTCGTTGATGAAATCGATCAACACCAGCGAGTCGTTCACGACCACGCCCGACAGGCCCACGAGCCCGAACATCGAGAGCATGCCGAGGTCCAGTCCCATGATCAGGTGCCCGATCGCGGCGCCCACGAGCCCCAGCGGGATCGAAGCCATGACGACGAGCGGCTGCAGGTACGAGCGGAAGGGGATGGCGAGGAGCGCGTAGATCGCGAGCAGGGCGAGCAGGAAACCGCGGGCGATCCCCTCGAACGCCAGGGTCTGCTGGCGCTGCTCTCCGCCGAACCCGTAGCGAAGGCCCGGGTATTGGGCCTGCAGTTCCGGCAGGATCGCCGAGGTAATCTCCGTGTTGACCTCCTGTCCCGTGATCACGGCCGCGTCCACATCCGCCGTGACCGTCACGATGCGCCGTCCATCGATCCGGTTGATCGTCGATGACGCGACCCCGAACGACACGTCCGCGACCTCCGACAGCGGCGCCTCGCCGCCCGTCGGCGTACGGATCCGGTAGTCCTGCAGGTCGGCGAGCGTGTTCCGCTCCGATTCCGGGAGCCGGACGTAGACGCGCACTTCGTCGCGGCCCCGCTGCAGGCGGTAGACCTCGTTCCCGAAGAACGCCCCGCGCACCTGGCGCGCCAGGTCGTCGAGCGTGATCCCGAGTGTGCGCGCGGCGGGCTTCAGCTCCAGCTCCAGCTCGCGCTTGCCGCGGCCGCGGTCGTCGCGGACCTCCGCCACGCCCGCGATGCGAATCAGCCGGTCCGTGAACTCGGGCACCGCCGCGTTCAGCATCGCCGTATCGGGATGGGAGAGTTCGACCTGCACCGGCGACCCCAGGTCGATGAGGATGGAACTGAACGTGAGTTCCCGCGCGCCCGCGACCGGGCCGACGCGCTCCCGCCAGGCCCGCTCCACCTCGATGGCCGGCAGATCCCGGATCTCCGGATCGGTCAGCCGCAGGCTGACCTCGGCGATGTTCGACCGGACGAAGCTCGCTTCGGCGCTCATGCCGGGGCCTCCGGCCTGCGAGGGACGCTGCCCGATGCTCGTGAACACCGCCTCGACCAGGGGCGGCTCGTCGTCCGGCAACTGCGCTTCGAGTTCCGCGATCGCCGCGTATCCCTGCCCCTCCACGTAGCTGGCCACTTCCGCGGTGCGCTCGCTGGTCGTCCCCTCGGCCATCTCGATGTAGGCCACGACCTCCTCGCCCTCGATCACGGGCAGCAGGCTGAACCGGAGATGCCGTCCCGCCACCAGCCCCCCCACGATCATCAGGGAGGAGAGGGCCCCGAGCACGGTCAGGCCCGGCCGCCGCACGGCGAAGCGCACGGAACGCTCCAGAGGACCGTCGATGAAGCGCTGCAGGTTCGTCTGGACGAGCGTCTGCAGGCGGTAGACGGGCCCCAGCCAGCCTCCCTTCCCGCGGCTCGCGCCCGGCTCCGGGAGGTGCGAGAGGTGGTACGGGAGAATGAACAGGACCTCGACGAGCGAGAGCAGCAGCACCGAGATCACGATCGCGGGGATGACGTAGAGGAACTTCCCGAGGCTGCCGGGCACGAAGAGCAGCGGGGTGAACGCCGCCACGGTCGTGAGCACGGCGAAGATTACCGGCACCGAGACGCGTCTCGTGCCCTTGATCGCCGCCCGCAGCGCGGCCGCTCCTTTCTCCCGTTCGGCGAAGATGTTCTCTCCCACCACGATCGCGTCGTCCACCACGATCCCGATCGCGAGGATGAAGCCGAACAGCGCCATCATGTTGATGGAGATGCCGGCCCACGCCATCACCGCGAACACGCCGGCGAAGGAGAGGAAGATCCCGACCGCGGTCCAGAACGCGAGGCGCAGGTCGAGGAAGAGGGCCAGCGCGATGAGCACCAGGATCAGACCCAGCCGACCGTTCTTGATGAGGAGGTCGATGCGGCTCTGCAGGTACGAGGCTTCGCTGCGCCAGATGCTGTAGTCGACGCCCCGCGGGAGCGAGATCGCCAACTCCTCTTCCAGGTAGCGCTCGACCTCGTCGGAGATCTCCAGGACACGCTCGTCTCCCGTCCGCAGGACCTGGACGAAGGCCGTCGGCTGCCCGTTGTAGGCGTTGATGAGGTCTACGTGCTCGAAGCCGTCCTGGATGTCCGCGACGTCGGAGAGACGGAGCATCGACCCGTCGACGTTCGCCCGCACGACGATGTCCGCGAAGTCCGCCCGGGTGTAGTTCTGGCCCCGGATGTGGACGAGAATCTCCTCGCGGTCGGTCTCGACGCTCCCGCCCGGAAGGTCGAGGCTGCCGCGCCGCACCGCCGCGGCCACCTCGTCGAGCGTCAGACCGTGGGCGCGCAGGGCCGCCTTCGACACCTCGATCGAGATCTCGTACTGCCGGACGCCGGAAACGCGGACGAGCGAGATCGTCGGCAGCGAGGTGAGGTCATCCTTGACTCGGTTCGCGATCTCCTTGAGGGTTCGCTCGGGGACGTCGCCGAAGATTGCGATCTCCATGACGCGGCCTTGCGCGGCCAGCGCGACCACCTCCGGCTCCTCCGCATCGACGGGAAAGCTCGTGATCCGGTCGATGGCGGACTTGATCTCGTCCAGCGTCTTCGACTCATCCGTGCCCAGCGACAGTTCGGCGAGCACGATGCCGACACCCTCCGAGGCGGCGCTCGTCACGCGGTCGACGCCCTGGATGCCGGTGATCCGCTGCTCGACCCGCCGCACGATTGCCTGCTCGACTTCGTCGGGCGACGCTCCGGGGTACTGGACCTGTACCTGAATCGTGTCGAGGGAGATCTCGGGGAACGTCTCCTGGGGCAGACTGACGAGGCTCACGAATCCCGCCAGGATGATCAGCACCATCAGCAGGTTCGCGGCGACGCCATGCTTGGCCATCCACCCGATCGCCCGCCTCATGAGCCGTCTCCTTCCCGCTCGTCGCCGTTGGCGCCCCGCTCCCACGGCTCGGCGCTCTCCAGCAACTGAACCGGCCGCACCGTCATGCCCTCGGTGACGAAGAGGAGCATCGAAACGATGACCGGGGTGCCATCCGGGATGGGTCCGAGCACGACGGCTTCATCGTCCACTTCCTGGATCGGCTCGACCGGCGTCATGACGAGGAGCGTGTCGTCCGCCACCGTCCAGAGGACATCGCCGTCGCGGACGGCGGCGGCCGGGACGACGGCGTACTCTTCGAAGCTCGTGCCTTCGATGTCCACCGTCGCGTAGCTGCCGATCAGAAGCGGGGGGCGGCGGGGATCGTCCTCCGGGGGCGTGAACGGTTCCGGGACGGCGACGACCACGTCAACCGTTCGGGTCTGCTCGTCGAGGGCCGCCTCCGCCCGGTCCACGTATCCCGACCACGCGTACTCGACCCCGCCGTACTCGGACACGATATCGACCGGGATGCGGGTCGCCGCGTCGCCGGCGCGCGCGTTCCACAGGCGTTCGATCAGCGCCGCCTCGTTGTCGCTCAGCGGCACGACGATCTCCACCGCGTCCGTCGCGTACAGACGGCCGACGGCCTGGCCCGCCGCGACGAACTGTCCGAGGTCGACGGTCTCCTCGCGGACGATCCCGTTGAACGGGGCCCGGATCCAGGTCCGTTCCAGCGCCAGGCGCGCGTCTTCCAGCCTGGCCCTGGCGCTCCTCAGGGCGGCGGCGGCCGCATCGAGTTGCGGCTGCCGCGTGACGAGCGCGTTGGGCGGCGCCGGGTCTAGGTTCTCGCGGGCGGCGAGCCGCCTCCATTCGTCGAGCGCCAGGCGCGCGTTCTCCTCGGCTTCCAGCAGTGCCACGTCGCGCTGGGCGACATCCGCCTCCGCGGCCTCGACGGCGTTCTCGTAGTCGGCCGGGTCGACCCGCAGGAGCGGTTCGTTCTCGA
This window contains:
- the cysD gene encoding sulfate adenylyltransferase subunit CysD — protein: MASLESEAIEILREGLAAASRPVMLYSVGKDSSVLLHLARKAFWPASPPFPLLHIDTTWKFREMIAFRDRTAAEAGLELRVHTNDAGLREGVNPFDHGSDRYTDIMKTVALRQALDEGEYDIIFVGARRDEEKSRAKERVFSLRDAAHRWDPKAQRPEPWNLYNTRLAPGESLRVSPLSNWTEADVWRYIRAEEIPIVPLYYAAERPVVERDGRWIMVDDDRMPLRPGEEPQQRRIRFRTLGCYPLTAAVESDAETLDAVIAETLATDRSEREGRLIDHDRDGSMELKKTRGYF
- a CDS encoding efflux RND transporter permease subunit, which codes for MRRAIGWMAKHGVAANLLMVLIILAGFVSLVSLPQETFPEISLDTIQVQVQYPGASPDEVEQAIVRRVEQRITGIQGVDRVTSAASEGVGIVLAELSLGTDESKTLDEIKSAIDRITSFPVDAEEPEVVALAAQGRVMEIAIFGDVPERTLKEIANRVKDDLTSLPTISLVRVSGVRQYEISIEVSKAALRAHGLTLDEVAAAVRRGSLDLPGGSVETDREEILVHIRGQNYTRADFADIVVRANVDGSMLRLSDVADIQDGFEHVDLINAYNGQPTAFVQVLRTGDERVLEISDEVERYLEEELAISLPRGVDYSIWRSEASYLQSRIDLLIKNGRLGLILVLIALALFLDLRLAFWTAVGIFLSFAGVFAVMAWAGISINMMALFGFILAIGIVVDDAIVVGENIFAEREKGAAALRAAIKGTRRVSVPVIFAVLTTVAAFTPLLFVPGSLGKFLYVIPAIVISVLLLSLVEVLFILPYHLSHLPEPGASRGKGGWLGPVYRLQTLVQTNLQRFIDGPLERSVRFAVRRPGLTVLGALSSLMIVGGLVAGRHLRFSLLPVIEGEEVVAYIEMAEGTTSERTAEVASYVEGQGYAAIAELEAQLPDDEPPLVEAVFTSIGQRPSQAGGPGMSAEASFVRSNIAEVSLRLTDPEIRDLPAIEVERAWRERVGPVAGARELTFSSILIDLGSPVQVELSHPDTAMLNAAVPEFTDRLIRIAGVAEVRDDRGRGKRELELELKPAARTLGITLDDLARQVRGAFFGNEVYRLQRGRDEVRVYVRLPESERNTLADLQDYRIRTPTGGEAPLSEVADVSFGVASSTINRIDGRRIVTVTADVDAAVITGQEVNTEITSAILPELQAQYPGLRYGFGGEQRQQTLAFEGIARGFLLALLAIYALLAIPFRSYLQPLVVMASIPLGLVGAAIGHLIMGLDLGMLSMFGLVGLSGVVVNDSLVLIDFINERHRSGLPMSEAIVQGAKVRFRPIMLTSVTTFLGVSPIILERSTQAQFLSPMAVSLGFGILFATFIIMLAVPALAMMNYTFTVRAKRAFVRWRRKPQLGLAAGGFER
- a CDS encoding efflux RND transporter periplasmic adaptor subunit; this translates as MEDETRQTPHEAGDTGAPVAPPAFMKRLVQGAIVIGVGVFGFALLFGMRAAPAEVEPPRVIPTVSTVPARVTQGAIKVRGGGTVRPSAEVTIASQVGGRVIWTAPALVSGGRFVENEPLLRVDPADYENAVEAAEADVAQRDVALLEAEENARLALDEWRRLAARENLDPAPPNALVTRQPQLDAAAAALRSARARLEDARLALERTWIRAPFNGIVREETVDLGQFVAAGQAVGRLYATDAVEIVVPLSDNEAALIERLWNARAGDAATRIPVDIVSEYGGVEYAWSGYVDRAEAALDEQTRTVDVVVAVPEPFTPPEDDPRRPPLLIGSYATVDIEGTSFEEYAVVPAAAVRDGDVLWTVADDTLLVMTPVEPIQEVDDEAVVLGPIPDGTPVIVSMLLFVTEGMTVRPVQLLESAEPWERGANGDEREGDGS